The following are encoded in a window of Ferribacterium limneticum genomic DNA:
- a CDS encoding YheT family hydrolase has protein sequence MKLPKPYHAPSWLPGGQAQTLWPLLIKPHPLKLRRERWETPDGDFIDVDHLDGPANSPLLVLFHGLEGSARSHYAISTAHACKAAGWRLALPHFRGCSGELNHRPRAYHSGDAEEIDWILRRLHAANGGRKLHAAGVSLGGNALLKWAGECGAAAGELVTGVAAFCAPLDLAACGNHLANGFNRIYTRHFLTTLKAISASRLQQFPGLFDETRMRRAINLYEFDDAVTAPIHGFAGADDYWRRASAKPWLKSIAVPTLTVNPKNDPFLPSRYLPTAAEVSPFVRLEQPESGGHVGFVTGSFPGNLDWLPQRLLHFFLFETS, from the coding sequence TTGAAGCTGCCCAAGCCCTATCACGCACCGAGCTGGCTGCCCGGCGGACAGGCGCAAACCTTGTGGCCGCTGCTCATCAAGCCGCACCCGCTCAAATTGCGCCGCGAACGCTGGGAAACGCCCGATGGCGATTTCATCGACGTCGATCACCTTGACGGCCCAGCAAACTCGCCGCTACTTGTCCTTTTCCACGGCCTCGAAGGCAGCGCCCGCAGCCATTACGCCATCTCGACCGCTCACGCCTGCAAGGCCGCCGGTTGGCGTCTCGCCCTGCCACATTTTCGCGGCTGCTCGGGCGAACTGAACCACCGGCCACGCGCCTACCATTCCGGCGACGCCGAAGAAATCGACTGGATCCTGCGCCGCCTGCACGCCGCCAACGGCGGCCGCAAGCTCCACGCCGCCGGCGTTTCGCTCGGCGGCAACGCCCTGCTCAAATGGGCCGGCGAATGTGGCGCGGCAGCTGGCGAACTGGTTACCGGCGTCGCCGCCTTCTGCGCCCCGCTCGACCTCGCCGCCTGCGGCAACCATCTGGCCAACGGTTTCAACCGAATCTACACCCGCCACTTCCTGACCACGCTCAAAGCCATTTCGGCCAGCCGCCTGCAGCAGTTCCCCGGCCTTTTCGACGAAACCCGCATGCGCCGGGCGATCAATCTCTACGAATTCGACGACGCGGTGACCGCCCCCATTCACGGCTTTGCCGGCGCTGACGATTACTGGCGACGCGCCTCGGCCAAACCCTGGCTGAAATCGATTGCCGTGCCGACGCTCACGGTCAACCCGAAAAATGACCCGTTTTTGCCATCACGCTATCTGCCGACGGCCGCCGAAGTCAGCCCCTTCGTCCGCCTCGAACAGCCCGAAAGCGGCGGACATGTGGGATTTGTCACAGGTTCTTTTCCGGGAAATCTGGACTGGCTACCGCAAAGGCTTTTACACTTCTTCCTTTTTGAAACGTCATAA
- a CDS encoding nuclear transport factor 2 family protein: MSGPTVYALPDDVERAFYEAIVEGDADRMMLLWAEDDETLCVHPTGVRLLGLVPIRESWRSIFANARLRVQAEPVAHWNGTIIAVHHLTEILFVGDDPNPHGPLYVTHVYVRGPHGWRLASRHASAADDGHQAMAEAVPHTLH; encoded by the coding sequence ATGAGCGGGCCGACCGTTTATGCCCTGCCCGACGACGTCGAACGCGCCTTTTACGAAGCCATCGTCGAGGGTGACGCTGACCGCATGATGCTGCTCTGGGCGGAAGACGACGAAACGCTATGCGTGCATCCGACCGGCGTTCGCCTGCTCGGCCTGGTGCCCATCCGCGAAAGCTGGCGCAGCATCTTCGCCAACGCCCGCCTGCGCGTCCAGGCCGAACCCGTCGCCCACTGGAACGGCACGATCATCGCCGTCCATCACCTGACCGAAATCCTCTTCGTCGGCGACGACCCCAACCCGCACGGCCCGCTCTACGTCACCCACGTCTATGTCCGCGGCCCGCATGGCTGGCGCCTGGCCAGCCGCCATGCCTCGGCGGCCGACGACGGCCATCAAGCGATGGCCGAGGCCGTGCCGCACACCCTGCATTGA
- a CDS encoding EAL and HDOD domain-containing protein, with translation MSENAADQLFLGRQPILDRNQQLFAYELLFRSGSRNFADITCGVQATATVIANAFTELGVEAALGEYRGFINVDEAFLFSDLLELLPRHAVVLEILETVPPTPAVIERCVALKAAGFTLALDDVIQLEPEYAELLTLVEIVKVDIQPLSRIQLMQLVMKLKPMGKQLLAEKVDSREQMEQCLKLGFTLFQGYYFAKPTIISGKKLDHSQISLMKLMGLLLGDAPTSEIETALKPEPGLTINLLRMTNSVGSGSSEKITSLGHAITVLGRRQLQRWLQLLVFSAGNPSGTSNPLLLLSATRGRLMELLAGKLQPGDIGFADQAFMAGIMSLMPALVGQPIAEIVAPLGLTANVRDALCAGSGSLGALLRLAESSESGDISGLTIALGELPGLSPKALNHAQTQALQWSNSIGQEAAA, from the coding sequence GTGAGCGAAAACGCCGCCGACCAGCTATTTCTAGGGCGACAGCCCATCCTGGACCGCAATCAGCAGCTTTTCGCTTACGAACTGCTTTTCCGTAGCGGTAGCCGCAACTTCGCCGACATCACCTGCGGCGTGCAGGCTACCGCCACGGTCATCGCCAATGCTTTTACCGAGCTCGGCGTCGAGGCGGCGCTGGGCGAATATCGCGGCTTCATCAATGTCGATGAGGCCTTTCTGTTCAGCGACCTGCTCGAGTTGCTGCCGCGCCACGCCGTCGTTCTCGAAATCCTCGAAACCGTCCCGCCGACGCCGGCCGTCATCGAACGCTGCGTCGCCCTCAAAGCAGCCGGCTTTACGCTGGCGCTCGACGACGTCATCCAGCTTGAACCTGAATACGCTGAATTGCTGACGCTAGTCGAAATCGTCAAGGTCGATATCCAGCCGCTGTCACGCATCCAGCTCATGCAACTGGTCATGAAGCTGAAGCCGATGGGCAAGCAATTGCTGGCCGAAAAAGTCGATTCGCGCGAGCAAATGGAACAGTGCCTGAAGCTCGGCTTCACGCTGTTCCAAGGCTACTACTTCGCCAAGCCAACTATCATTTCCGGCAAGAAGCTCGATCATTCGCAGATTTCGCTCATGAAACTCATGGGCCTGCTACTCGGCGATGCACCAACATCGGAAATCGAAACAGCGCTCAAGCCCGAACCCGGCCTGACCATCAATCTGCTGCGCATGACCAACTCGGTCGGCTCGGGCAGCAGCGAAAAAATCACCTCGCTCGGCCACGCCATCACCGTCCTGGGCCGCCGCCAACTGCAACGCTGGCTGCAACTGCTGGTCTTCTCGGCCGGCAACCCGAGCGGCACGAGCAACCCGCTGCTCCTCCTGTCCGCCACCCGCGGCCGACTCATGGAACTGCTGGCCGGCAAATTGCAGCCGGGCGACATCGGCTTTGCCGACCAGGCCTTCATGGCCGGCATCATGTCGCTGATGCCAGCACTGGTCGGCCAGCCCATCGCCGAGATCGTTGCCCCGCTGGGCCTGACCGCCAATGTGCGCGACGCTCTGTGCGCCGGCAGCGGCTCGCTGGGCGCCCTGCTCCGCCTGGCCGAAAGCAGCGAATCAGGCGATATTTCCGGGTTGACCATAGCCCTCGGCGAATTGCCGGGTCTCAGCCCGAAAGCGCTGAACCACGCCCAGACGCAAGCGCTGCAATGGTCCAACAGCATCGGTCAGGAAGCAGCGGCGTAG
- a CDS encoding phosphomannomutase/phosphoglucomutase, whose translation MSQLPAEIFKAYDIRGIVNKSLTADVVRQVGHALGSLAIEQGQKAIAVGRDGRLSGPELAGALMDGICAAGCDAIDVGCVPTPVTYFAAYELGCHSCVSVTGSHNPPDYNGLKMVIGGNTLALDAIQDLKKRIEAGNLKHGQGKRSSADVLGAYVEKIVGDVKLARPMKIVMDCGNGVAGAIAPELFKRLGCEIVPLFCEVDGNFPNHHPDPSKPENLADVIKALKETDAEIGIAFDGDGDRLGVVTKDGEIIFPDRQLMLFAADVLSRVPGGTVIYDVKCTRLLAPWIRQHGGVPLMWNTGHALVKAKLRETGAPLAGEMSGHTFFKERWYGFDDGLYTGARLLEILSRSADANAPLKDLPNSPSTPELNIKMAEGEPFTLIDKLKAGGKFNGAEEIITIDGVRVEYADGFGLARPSNTTPVVVLRFEADNAVALERIQADFRQALNAVWPGIQLPF comes from the coding sequence ATGAGCCAACTTCCCGCTGAAATCTTCAAGGCCTACGACATTCGTGGCATCGTCAATAAATCGCTGACCGCCGACGTCGTCCGCCAGGTTGGTCACGCGCTCGGTTCGCTGGCCATCGAGCAAGGCCAGAAGGCCATTGCCGTCGGCCGTGATGGTCGCCTGTCCGGCCCCGAACTGGCCGGCGCGCTGATGGACGGCATCTGTGCCGCCGGCTGCGACGCCATCGACGTCGGCTGCGTGCCAACCCCGGTCACCTATTTCGCCGCCTACGAACTGGGCTGCCACTCCTGCGTCTCGGTCACCGGCAGCCACAACCCGCCGGACTACAACGGCCTCAAGATGGTCATCGGCGGCAACACGCTGGCCCTCGACGCCATCCAGGATCTCAAAAAGCGCATCGAAGCCGGCAACCTCAAGCACGGCCAGGGCAAGCGCAGCTCGGCCGACGTCCTCGGCGCCTACGTCGAAAAAATCGTCGGTGACGTCAAGCTGGCCCGCCCGATGAAGATCGTCATGGATTGCGGCAACGGCGTCGCCGGCGCGATCGCCCCGGAACTCTTCAAACGCCTCGGTTGCGAAATCGTGCCGCTGTTCTGCGAAGTCGATGGCAATTTCCCGAACCACCATCCGGACCCGTCCAAGCCGGAAAACCTGGCCGACGTAATCAAGGCCCTCAAGGAAACCGACGCTGAAATCGGCATCGCCTTCGACGGCGACGGCGACCGCCTCGGCGTTGTCACCAAGGATGGCGAAATCATTTTCCCGGATCGCCAGCTCATGCTCTTCGCCGCCGACGTGCTGTCGCGCGTGCCCGGCGGCACAGTCATTTACGACGTCAAATGCACGCGCCTGCTCGCTCCGTGGATTCGCCAGCATGGCGGCGTGCCGCTCATGTGGAACACCGGCCACGCGCTGGTCAAGGCCAAGCTGCGCGAAACCGGCGCCCCGCTGGCCGGTGAGATGTCCGGCCACACTTTCTTCAAGGAGCGCTGGTACGGCTTCGACGACGGCCTGTACACCGGCGCCCGCCTGCTCGAAATTCTCTCCCGCTCGGCCGATGCCAACGCGCCGCTGAAAGACCTGCCGAATTCCCCGTCGACCCCGGAACTCAATATCAAGATGGCCGAGGGCGAACCGTTCACGCTGATCGACAAGCTGAAAGCCGGAGGCAAATTCAATGGCGCCGAGGAAATCATCACCATCGACGGCGTCCGCGTAGAATACGCAGATGGCTTCGGTCTGGCCCGCCCGTCGAACACGACACCGGTGGTGGTGCTGCGTTTCGAGGCCGATAACGCCGTCGCGCTCGAACGCATCCAGGCCGATTTCCGTCAGGCCCTCAATGCAGTCTGGCCGGGGATTCAACTGCCGTTCTAA